The nucleotide sequence GAAGTACTTGCGCGCGTCGAGCGTGAAGAGCGAATAAGTGTGGGTGCCGCCCATCGCCGAGGAATAGAACATCCCCGCCGCGCCGAAATAGGCGCCTCGCGTGGCGGAGAGGTAGTTGTCGCGAGAGTCGTAGGTGAGGCGAAAGCCCAGCCCCGAGACAGTGCTCCCGCCCGCGCCCAGCACCGACGGGTTGGTGGCCAGGTTCGCGTCCTCCCGGTCGCGCTTGGTCACCTCGACGTGCTCCGCGTGGTACTGCATCCCGAAGTACGCGAACGGCGCGAGCCGACGATAGAGGCCGAAGCGCACGCGGAGGAGGTCGTAGTTGAACGTCTCCTCGTTTCGCTGGGGCGTGTTCGGGCCCACGCCGTAGAACCGGTCGAAGAGGCGCTCGTAGCTCACCTCGCTCTCGATGAGCAGCTTGCCGTGCGACAAGTACACAGTGGGCGTGAGCTGCACGAGCAGCTGCTTGTTGACCGTGTAGATCACGTCGCCGTCGACGTTGGAGGGGCGGTCGTCGAGCGTCTCGCCAGGGAGACGGAAATAGTAAAAGCCCGCGACGCCGAGCGCGAGCTTGGTCTCCGGGGAGTAGTACACCGCCGGCACGACGAGGCCGCCCGAGCTCGTGCGCTCGTCCTTCTTCTCGGGGCGCGCGCGGCGATCGTCGGTGGCTTGGGCCGCGGCCCGGTGCGCCGTCGCCAGCGAGGCGAGCGCGACGAGTGTGGCAAAGGCGGCGGCCGCGCGCCTCAAAACGGGAACTCCGGTAGGTAGACCTGAAAGCCTAGGTAGAGCCCGAACTCGGTCGAGTTGAAGCGAATGGCTCGGTCGTTCTCGCGGCCGGTGAGCCGCGCGAGCTGGGCCTTCCCGACGACGTCGAACGCGATGCCGCGCGCGAGAAAGTAGGTGAACCCGGCGCCGCCGCCGAGCGCGATGCCCTTGGCGGTCGCGGTCAGCGGGACACGGGTGTCGAGCGCGCTCTCCTCGCGAGAATAGAACGCGGTGTAGCCCCAGTCGGCCTCGCCGAAGATGGCCCAGCCGTCGGACATGGGCACGTAGTACCGAAACCACGGGCCGAGCGAGAAGGTCTCCTCCGAGCCCTCGGAGACGGTGCGGGTGTTGTTGCCCTCGCCCGTCGTGTCGCGACGGATCTCGACCTCGTACGCGAGGCGCAAGCCGACGATGAACCGCTTGGCGAGAAAGTAGCCGTTTCGTGAGGTGACGCCGTAGCGTGAGGCGCGGAGGCTGGTCGTGCTGGCCGAGCGGGCGCTGCGCTCCGTGGACAGCGCGCTGCCCGCGAAGCCCGCCGCCCAGGTGCCGGCGGGGAAGTACTCCGTGGGCGGGGTGAAATCCGGCTTAGGGGGGGCGCGATGGGGCTCGTCGGCCCGCGCCGACCCCGCACCGAGGCCCGCGGCGAGCCAGAGCGCGCTGAAGAGCGCGAGGCCGAGACCGACAGGTCGCTGGGGGAGGCGGGAACGCAATGCACCCGCGGCATAGCAACCCGCGTGCCGCGTGCGCAAACCCGAAAATTCGGGATCGCGCGGGTTCCGTGAACGACGGGCGACGCCCGGCGACGCGCGACAAGGTCACGGAAAGAAAAGCCCCACACGGGGGGATGTCCGTGTGGGGCGGTCCTCCTCGCGCAGGGAGGGTTTGCGCAGGAGAGAAGTAGAGGCGGCATGCGCCGACCGGATGGGGGGATGACCGACCGGCGCTTGCCTGAAAGGGCAGTTGCAACGAGCGGGCCAACCGCACGCGACAAGGTTCCGGGGGTTAGGGGCGACGGGCGGGAGGGTTTCGTTTTCGGAATCGGTCGTGCGTCCGTGCACTGTCACGGAGCGCGGTAGCTCGCTTCAGCCGAGATCGCCGCGCGCTGTCGCTTCGTCGATCTGCGCCATCAGCTCTGCCGTGAGCTTGGGCGCGATCGCGAGCGCGCGGAGGTTCTCGGTCAGCTGCGAGACCCGGCTCGCGCCCAGAATGACCGTGCTCACGCGCGGGTTCTTCAGGCACCAGGCGATCGCGAGCTGGGCGAGGGTGCACCCGAGCCCCTCGGCGATCGGCCGCAGCCGGTCCACCGCCGCGAGGCGCTCGGGCTTCGTGACCTGGGGCTCGAGCCACGAGTAGCCCTTCAGCGCCGCGCGGCTGTCCGCCGGAATTCCCTGCTGGTACTTGCCTGTCAGCAGGCCCGACGCGAGGGGGCTCCACGTGGTGGTGCCGAGGCCAACCTCATCGTAGAGCGGCCCGTATTCGACCTCCACGCGCCTCCGGTGGAGCAGGTTATACTCGGGCTGCTCGACGACCGGTCGGTGCAGGTGGCGTTGCTGGGCAACCCGGTGCGCCTCGCGGATCTCCTCGGCGCTCCACTCGGACGTTCCCCAGTAGAGCGCCTTCCCGGCGGTCACCATGTCGTGCATCGCCTGTACGGTCTCGGCGATGGGGGTCTCGGGATCGGGGCGGTGGCAGTACGCGACGTCGACATAGTCGAGCCCGAGCCGGGCGAGCGACCCGTCGATCGCCTCCCGAAGGTACTTGCGATTGAGGGTGTTCTTCTCGTTCGGGCCGTCGTGGAGACCCCAGTAGAACTTGGTGGAGACGAGGTAGCTCCCCCGTCGGAAGCCGAGCCGCTTCAGGGCCGCGCCCATGACCTCCTCCGAGCCGCCGCGGGAGTACACCTCGGCGTTGTCGAAGAAGTTCACGCCCGCGTCGTAGGCAGTCTTCATACATTCCACGGCCGCGTCGACGTCGACCTGTTTGCCGTAGGTGACCCACGAGCCGAACGAGAGCTCGCTCACCTTCACGCCTGCCTGCCCGAGTCGCCGGTAGCCCATGGGGATGCTCATCGCGCACGAGCCTACACGAGCCCCGCGCGCGCCCGCTACTGCGGGGTCGAACGCTCGAACGCTCGCCGCTCGAACCGTTCGCGCGGGGTACCGGCTCTCACGCACGGAGGCGACCATGAAGGTCCACGCGCTGTTCGATCCCGCCACGTACACCCTCACCTATGTCGTCTACGACGAGGCGACCCGCGACGCCGTCGTCATCGACCCGGTGCTCGACTACGACGCCGGCGCGGCGGCGACGAGCACGACGTCGCTCGACGCGCTCGGCGCGTTCGTAGCCCAGCACGGTCTCCGCGTGCACTTCGCGCTCGAGACCCACGCGCACGCCGACCACGTCTCGGGCGGGGCCGTGCTCCGAAAGCGCCTCGGCGCCCAGGTCGTCGTGGGCGCGCGCATCACCGAGGTGCAGCGCACGTTCCGGGGGGTGTTCGACCTCGGTGACGCCTTCGCGATCGACGGCAGCCAGTTCGACAGACTCGTCACCGAGGGAGAGCGCCTCGAGGCCGGCTCGCTCTCCGTCGGCGTCCTGGAGACCCCCGGCCACACGCCGGCGTGTGTGTCGTTCCTCGTCGGCGACGCGGTCTTCACCGGCGACGCGCTGTTCGTAGAGGACTACGGCACCGGCCGCTGCGACTTCCCCGCCGGCAGCGCGAGCGCCCTCTACACCTCGGTGCACGAGCGCCTCTACGCCTTGCCGGACGAGACCCGGGTGTTCGTGGGGCACGACTACCAGCCCGGGGGGCGAGAGCTCCGCTTCGAGACGACCATCGGTGCGTCGAGAGCCCACAACGTGCACATCCGACAGGACACATCGCGGGCGCAGTTCGTTCACCTTCGCGAGTCGCGCGACGCCACCCTCGCTCCCCCGAGGCTGCTCTTCCCGAGCGTGCAGCTCAACGTCAACGGCGGACGTCTCCCGCCCGCGCACGCCAACGGGCGCCGCTACCTCAGCGTCCCCTTGAACCTCTTTCGGCCCGCGACCGAGGACGACGTGTGACGGCGTCCCGCGCGAAGGACGTCGTGGCGCGCCAGACGCGAGCCTGATAACGAGAGCGTATGCGGCTACCGCGAGAGGCTCGTCACTGGCGCGCGCGGCGCCTCTTCGCCCTCCTCTTCGCTGCCTCGTCGGCGGCGTGTGGGGCGCTCGCGGCCTGCTCGAGCGGCACGACCGAGCCCGGCGGCCCTGCCGCCGCCGTGCCCTCCACGTCCGGGGTGGACGCCGGCGATCCCGAGGTGCGCCGTAACGCCCGCTTCCTCGCCGACCTCACCCTCGACGAGCGAAAGCAGCTCTGCGACTGGACGGCGGCGATCGGAGGCGGCTACGGCAAGGTCACGGCGTGCGAGGGCGGCCTCTCGGTCTCCACTCTGCGCGACCAGGCTGCCTGCCTCGAGGCGTACCTCGACGCGTGCGACACGGCCACGGTCACCGACTGGGAGACGTGCCGCCGCAAGGAGGTCTCCGACCCGTGCGCGCTCTTCCTCTACTCGGCCGAGGAGTGCCGCGAGATGCGCCGCTGCCTCGGGCGCACCGACGGCGGCCCGCCCCCCCCAGGCCGAGAAGGAGGCTGAGATGCGCCGCAAAATAGGTCTGATGTGTCTCGTCGCGCTCGCAGCCTGCAGCAGCGAGGGCGAGCCCGCGGGCGGTCCCGCCGATCCTACGAGCCTCTCCGAGCCGATCGCGACCGGCATCGCGATCGCCGAAGTGGCGATGTTCCAGTCGCTCAAGTTCCCGCTGGCGAACGCAGGCGCCGCCGCGCCGAGCGGGCGCGTCCCCCTCGTGGCGGGCCGCGACGCGCTGCTCCGAGTCTACGTCAAGCCGGAAGCAGGCTGGAGCGCGAAGCCAGTGACTGCCCGGCTCAAGCTCGTCACCGAGTCGCCGACAGGGACCTTCACGAAGTTGCTCTCGGCGACCAAGACGGTGAGCGGCGCCTCCACCGAGGCCGACCTCGAGTCCACTCTCAACGTGCCCATTCCGGGCGCGTTCCTCCAGCAGGAGGCGCGGTACGTCGTGGTCCTGAACGAGGCCGGCGGGACGCCGCCCAGCGCCGCGCCGTCGCCCGCACGCTTTCCCCAGGACGGCGCGCTCGCGCCGCTCGGCGCACGCGGCGCCGGGGAGTCGCTCCGGGTCACCCTCGTGCCCGTCGAATACCGCGCCGACGGCTCGGGCCGTCTGCCCGACACGACCGACGAGCAGGTCCGGCGCTACCGCGAGATGTTGTACAAGCTCTACCCGTCCGCGCGTCGAGGTCACCGTGCACGCGCCGTTCGTGTGGTCGGAGCCCGTCGCGGCCAGCGGGAAGGGCCTGAGCGAACTGCTCGCCGCGATAGGCCAGCTGCGCCGCAGCGAGAACCCGCCAAACAACGTGTACTACTACGGGGCAGTGAACCCCGCCGACACGTTCGACGCCTTCTGTCGCGGCGGGTGCACGACGGGGCTCAGCCCCACGGGCGCGGCGCACAGCGTCGGCG is from Myxococcales bacterium and encodes:
- a CDS encoding BamA/TamA family outer membrane protein gives rise to the protein MRRAAAAFATLVALASLATAHRAAAQATDDRRARPEKKDERTSSGGLVVPAVYYSPETKLALGVAGFYYFRLPGETLDDRPSNVDGDVIYTVNKQLLVQLTPTVYLSHGKLLIESEVSYERLFDRFYGVGPNTPQRNEETFNYDLLRVRFGLYRRLAPFAYFGMQYHAEHVEVTKRDREDANLATNPSVLGAGGSTVSGLGFRLTYDSRDNYLSATRGAYFGAAGMFYSSAMGGTHTYSLFTLDARKYFPLWWNHVFAIQGYAASTAWNVPFTQLPGLGGQFRMRGYFDGRFRDQNAIISQVEYRFPIVWRFGGWGSRARE
- a CDS encoding MBL fold metallo-hydrolase, with the protein product MKVHALFDPATYTLTYVVYDEATRDAVVIDPVLDYDAGAAATSTTSLDALGAFVAQHGLRVHFALETHAHADHVSGGAVLRKRLGAQVVVGARITEVQRTFRGVFDLGDAFAIDGSQFDRLVTEGERLEAGSLSVGVLETPGHTPACVSFLVGDAVFTGDALFVEDYGTGRCDFPAGSASALYTSVHERLYALPDETRVFVGHDYQPGGRELRFETTIGASRAHNVHIRQDTSRAQFVHLRESRDATLAPPRLLFPSVQLNVNGGRLPPAHANGRRYLSVPLNLFRPATEDDV
- a CDS encoding aldo/keto reductase, translating into MGYRRLGQAGVKVSELSFGSWVTYGKQVDVDAAVECMKTAYDAGVNFFDNAEVYSRGGSEEVMGAALKRLGFRRGSYLVSTKFYWGLHDGPNEKNTLNRKYLREAIDGSLARLGLDYVDVAYCHRPDPETPIAETVQAMHDMVTAGKALYWGTSEWSAEEIREAHRVAQQRHLHRPVVEQPEYNLLHRRRVEVEYGPLYDEVGLGTTTWSPLASGLLTGKYQQGIPADSRAALKGYSWLEPQVTKPERLAAVDRLRPIAEGLGCTLAQLAIAWCLKNPRVSTVILGASRVSQLTENLRALAIAPKLTAELMAQIDEATARGDLG